A window of the Pseudodesulfovibrio sp. JC047 genome harbors these coding sequences:
- a CDS encoding chemotaxis protein CheW encodes MQDSILQCIEDIEKQILEVDATGQGAGPVVDALGLSHMRLSSAGVIALLDMLSDGIAPVNADIISAMLGICEAQKKFFFALGGLLENSAEALGKIKTAPTTFVEESETEAARAFAPPTPDAQEPPHIEETEKTKEPSQTAPGKTKNATQAISSIRVSTDRLDRVIELVGKLMVTYAVIAQGGAANMAQVTSSLRELDTVINKLQQEVNAIRLVPLKQIFMPMHRLVKSLSQKIGKKLDFEVKGDELALDKTIVESLNEPLVHLLRNAVDHGLEDPEGRKLAGKKETGVVTLAAWRKGDTAFIQVKDDGRGLDPDKILAKAIEKGLADPEKDYDQQDILHFILKSGFSTAETITDVSGRGVGMDAVVNAIQVTLDGDVTIESDFGHGSAFTISIPLDRSANEGIVEALVCKVGGDTFIVPSRDVMEIYMPRLNDVVQLPDGRETVDVRGEVHSLLRLADLLDLTPEQENIERAQAIVVRVGEYKAAILVDEVLKQQQVVITGFTVPVEEIFHIPILGYGMMGESDALVIDTEKMIQHFQERMTSRASIS; translated from the coding sequence ATGCAGGATAGCATACTACAGTGCATCGAGGACATTGAAAAACAGATCCTCGAAGTGGACGCAACCGGCCAAGGAGCCGGACCAGTCGTCGATGCACTCGGCCTGTCGCATATGCGCCTTTCATCAGCCGGGGTCATCGCGCTCCTGGACATGCTCTCAGACGGAATTGCTCCGGTCAATGCAGATATCATCTCCGCCATGCTTGGTATTTGCGAAGCACAAAAAAAATTCTTTTTTGCCCTAGGTGGATTGCTCGAAAACAGTGCCGAGGCATTGGGTAAAATCAAAACCGCCCCGACAACATTCGTGGAAGAATCCGAAACCGAAGCAGCTAGGGCGTTTGCTCCCCCTACCCCGGACGCTCAGGAACCTCCCCACATCGAAGAAACTGAGAAGACCAAAGAGCCATCCCAAACGGCCCCTGGAAAAACCAAGAATGCCACACAGGCGATATCATCCATTCGTGTGAGCACAGACAGGTTGGACCGAGTGATCGAATTGGTGGGCAAACTCATGGTCACCTACGCCGTCATTGCCCAGGGGGGTGCGGCCAACATGGCTCAGGTGACATCTTCGCTGCGGGAACTCGATACCGTCATCAACAAGCTCCAGCAAGAAGTGAACGCCATTCGTCTCGTGCCGCTCAAGCAGATTTTCATGCCCATGCACCGGCTCGTCAAAAGTTTGAGCCAAAAAATCGGGAAAAAACTCGATTTTGAAGTCAAAGGTGATGAACTGGCCCTGGATAAGACCATTGTCGAAAGTCTCAATGAGCCACTGGTTCACCTGCTCAGAAATGCGGTAGACCATGGATTGGAAGATCCTGAAGGCCGAAAATTGGCCGGGAAAAAGGAAACAGGAGTCGTCACACTGGCTGCGTGGCGCAAAGGGGACACCGCATTCATTCAGGTCAAGGATGACGGTCGAGGACTTGATCCCGACAAGATTCTAGCTAAAGCCATTGAAAAAGGCCTGGCTGATCCCGAAAAGGATTATGACCAGCAAGACATTTTACATTTCATCCTGAAAAGCGGATTTTCCACGGCCGAAACAATCACGGATGTCTCTGGACGCGGTGTGGGAATGGACGCGGTGGTCAATGCCATCCAAGTCACATTAGATGGAGATGTGACCATTGAGAGCGACTTTGGCCACGGCTCGGCCTTTACCATCTCCATCCCGCTTGACCGTTCTGCCAACGAAGGCATTGTCGAAGCACTTGTCTGCAAGGTGGGCGGCGATACCTTTATCGTGCCCAGTAGGGATGTCATGGAAATCTACATGCCCCGCCTCAATGATGTCGTACAATTGCCCGATGGTCGTGAGACCGTGGATGTCCGTGGCGAGGTCCATTCCCTGCTCCGCCTGGCCGATCTTCTGGACCTGACGCCCGAGCAGGAAAACATCGAAAGGGCACAGGCTATCGTGGTCCGGGTCGGCGAATACAAAGCCGCCATTCTGGTTGATGAAGTTCTGAAACAACAACAGGTTGTCATCACCGGGTTCACCGTGCCGGTGGAAGAAATATTCCACATTCCCATCCTTGGATACGGCATGATGGGGGAATCAGACGCTCTGGTCATTGATACGGAAAAAATGATCCAGCATTTTCAGGAACGCATGACATCAAGGGCCTCAATCTCTTGA
- a CDS encoding sirohydrochlorin cobaltochelatase, with product MNFRTLNTALLSCLLAMVLVIPAQAGHHAKDQATDAIVLAAFGTSYPEALNSILNIRSKVEKAFPGVPVKLAFTSSIIRDIWHERQNDAAWQKNNAGVPSDILTVKGPLATIADLQDEGYTSIAVQSLHVFAGEEFSDLTQTMLGLRSIRAIKAKSVPFKSLRLGRPALGMPGVVYPYTEDIAYATKALKADVDAAKKLDAALVYMGHGNDFYSTGIYAQFQSEMQKAYNHPIFVGCVEGYPAFDDMLVQLKASGVKKVLLKPFMIVAGDHATNDMAGDEDDAWKVMLTKAGIDVTIDLHGLGSMDAWADIYVRHLKDAKTQKHMLP from the coding sequence ATGAATTTTCGCACACTCAACACCGCACTGCTGTCCTGTCTTCTGGCCATGGTGCTCGTCATCCCGGCACAGGCCGGACATCATGCAAAGGACCAGGCCACGGACGCCATCGTTCTGGCCGCCTTTGGGACATCCTATCCCGAAGCACTCAACTCAATCCTGAATATCCGCTCAAAAGTGGAAAAAGCCTTTCCCGGCGTTCCGGTCAAACTGGCTTTCACCTCCAGCATCATCCGGGATATCTGGCACGAACGTCAGAATGACGCGGCATGGCAAAAAAACAATGCCGGCGTGCCTAGCGACATTCTGACCGTCAAAGGACCGTTGGCGACCATCGCCGATCTTCAGGACGAAGGATATACCTCCATTGCAGTCCAGTCCCTGCACGTCTTTGCGGGCGAAGAATTCTCCGACCTCACCCAGACCATGCTCGGTCTGCGCTCCATTCGTGCCATCAAGGCCAAATCCGTGCCCTTCAAGAGCCTGCGCCTGGGCCGTCCTGCTCTGGGGATGCCCGGCGTCGTGTATCCGTACACTGAAGACATCGCCTATGCCACCAAGGCCCTCAAGGCCGATGTGGACGCGGCCAAGAAACTGGATGCCGCACTGGTCTACATGGGCCACGGCAACGATTTCTATTCCACCGGCATCTATGCCCAATTCCAGAGCGAAATGCAGAAAGCATACAACCACCCCATTTTCGTGGGATGTGTGGAAGGCTATCCCGCATTTGACGACATGCTGGTTCAACTCAAGGCCTCTGGCGTAAAAAAAGTGTTGCTCAAACCGTTCATGATCGTCGCAGGCGACCACGCCACCAATGACATGGCCGGAGACGAAGACGACGCTTGGAAAGTTATGCTGACCAAGGCCGGTATTGACGTGACCATTGACCTGCATGGTCTCGGTTCCATGGACGCATGGGCCGACATTTACGTGCGTCACCTGAAAGATGCCAAAACCCAGAAGCATATGCTTCCATAA
- a CDS encoding iron ABC transporter permease, translated as MTVVSRRVLSKGVTLTVLATILVALVIGATGLGFIQISPGDVLTALTDALRGATESIDPLKASVIFEVRLPRILTATFVGFGLAVAGTVFQGLLLNPLADPFTLGVSSGAAFGAAVSLLLGLTFFGQATLLLMAFAGATITLFAVITMSGRDGELSPTNLILAGVIVSAILSAGLSCIKYLADERVSVIVFWLMGSFVARTWTDVLLTAGTSLIGFAICLFFARDLNIMSLGTRSARSLGVDTGTVRLILLITASLISAVCVSVSGVIGFVGLIIPHLMRMTIGPDNRWLLPASGLSGAILLLAADTLTRTGLPHEVPIGVLTALIGGPIFCWIFTRSQKGHR; from the coding sequence ATGACCGTCGTTTCCCGCAGAGTCCTCAGCAAAGGGGTCACCCTCACCGTACTCGCGACCATACTGGTCGCGTTGGTGATCGGTGCCACCGGTCTCGGCTTCATCCAGATATCTCCGGGTGATGTCCTGACCGCGCTGACAGACGCCCTGCGGGGGGCGACGGAATCCATTGATCCACTCAAGGCGAGCGTCATCTTCGAGGTCCGCCTGCCTCGCATTCTCACAGCCACTTTTGTCGGATTCGGTCTGGCTGTGGCCGGAACCGTCTTTCAAGGGCTGCTGCTCAATCCATTGGCCGACCCATTCACCCTTGGCGTCTCTTCTGGTGCGGCATTTGGTGCGGCCGTCAGCCTACTGCTCGGCCTGACATTTTTCGGACAGGCAACGCTGCTGCTCATGGCCTTTGCCGGAGCTACCATCACCCTATTCGCGGTCATCACCATGTCCGGACGGGACGGAGAACTGTCCCCCACCAACCTGATTCTGGCGGGTGTCATTGTCTCGGCCATTCTCTCAGCAGGACTCAGTTGTATCAAATATCTCGCGGATGAACGGGTGTCCGTCATCGTCTTCTGGCTCATGGGCAGCTTCGTCGCCCGCACATGGACCGATGTTCTGCTCACTGCGGGGACCAGCCTCATCGGTTTTGCCATTTGTCTCTTTTTTGCCCGGGATCTCAATATCATGAGTCTCGGTACCCGTTCGGCCCGCAGTCTGGGCGTGGACACCGGCACGGTCCGCCTGATCCTCCTGATCACCGCTTCGCTCATCAGCGCGGTCTGCGTCTCGGTGTCCGGGGTTATCGGTTTCGTGGGGCTCATCATCCCCCATCTCATGCGCATGACGATCGGCCCGGACAATCGCTGGCTCCTCCCGGCATCCGGCTTGAGCGGAGCCATCCTCCTGCTCGCGGCCGACACGCTGACTCGCACAGGATTGCCACACGAAGTTCCCATTGGCGTACTCACGGCACTCATTGGCGGCCCGATTTTCTGCTGGATTTTCACCCGTTCCCAAAAAGGACACAGGTGA
- a CDS encoding ABC transporter ATP-binding protein — MKTTTFTLNAVSFGYSDTHVLHDINLTFEPGQLYGIVGPNGSGKSTLLDVLTGHQAPSSGSVTINTSPVASIAPADRARQFALVPQDVDFNFPFTLFETVLMGRHPHIQRFAHPSQKDVSIVETAIHTMDLSPLKGRIVADLSGGERQRTVVARGLAQTTSALLLDEPTSSMDIRHALTTMTELQRLASEENRTIIAVLHDLNLAAAFCDQIVILNKGRVHAHGTVTKALTSEILNAVFRIQAEIFTTDTGVHIFYKLKDHS; from the coding sequence ATGAAAACGACAACCTTCACCCTGAATGCCGTCTCCTTTGGATATAGCGATACCCACGTCCTTCACGACATCAACCTGACATTCGAGCCAGGCCAATTATATGGAATCGTCGGTCCGAACGGCAGCGGCAAATCCACGCTGCTCGACGTACTCACCGGCCATCAAGCTCCCTCCAGTGGGTCTGTCACAATCAACACGTCTCCCGTCGCCTCCATTGCTCCCGCAGACCGGGCCAGACAGTTCGCATTGGTGCCTCAAGATGTGGATTTCAATTTTCCCTTCACTCTTTTTGAAACAGTGCTCATGGGCAGACATCCCCACATTCAACGATTCGCACACCCGTCTCAAAAAGATGTATCTATTGTCGAAACCGCCATCCACACCATGGATCTCAGCCCACTGAAAGGCCGTATCGTGGCCGACCTGTCGGGTGGCGAAAGACAACGAACTGTCGTGGCCAGAGGACTGGCCCAGACCACATCTGCCCTGCTGCTTGACGAACCCACGTCTTCCATGGATATTCGCCATGCGCTGACCACCATGACCGAATTGCAACGGCTGGCGTCCGAAGAAAACCGGACCATCATCGCCGTCCTGCACGATCTGAACCTCGCAGCGGCCTTCTGCGACCAGATTGTCATCTTGAACAAAGGCCGCGTCCATGCGCATGGTACCGTCACAAAGGCCCTGACCTCGGAAATTCTCAACGCCGTCTTCCGTATTCAGGCCGAGATTTTCACCACAGACACAGGCGTTCACATTTTTTACAAATTAAAGGATCACTCGTGA
- a CDS encoding ABC transporter substrate-binding protein: protein MIRYFISCICLVLLSSPAMAGTATDSSGHTSTFTTPFSRIISLYAAHTENLFYLGLNNEIIGVSRTEDYPAQALEKTTFNARDGVEKFLKAEPDLVLIRPMLERGYPALWRALRRHGITVLSFQPNTIDEMLTYWRTLGHLTGRDMQAEYMVEDFKEGLVLAEKRLDNFPENERPSVFFESIHSRLSTFSPGSMPLFVLEKAGGINVAKDARPKRGTNIAAYGLERLLAKARQIDVYLAQYGPMNQVSIDRIKNGPAASRIKAVLNNGVFLVDEHLVARPTMRLLQGIETVHQLLHPINHTATP from the coding sequence GTGATTCGTTACTTCATTTCTTGCATTTGTCTCGTTCTTTTGAGTAGTCCTGCCATGGCCGGAACCGCCACGGACAGCTCTGGACATACCAGTACGTTCACAACACCGTTCAGCCGTATCATCTCCCTGTATGCGGCCCACACCGAGAACCTGTTCTATCTCGGTCTGAACAATGAAATCATCGGTGTCAGCCGAACAGAAGATTACCCGGCACAGGCCTTGGAAAAAACGACTTTCAACGCGCGTGACGGTGTGGAAAAATTTCTGAAAGCCGAACCTGACCTCGTACTCATCCGCCCCATGCTGGAACGGGGATACCCTGCGCTTTGGCGAGCACTCCGCCGACATGGCATCACGGTCCTCTCTTTCCAACCCAACACCATTGACGAAATGCTCACCTATTGGCGAACGCTCGGCCACCTCACCGGACGAGACATGCAGGCAGAATATATGGTCGAAGATTTCAAGGAGGGATTAGTCCTGGCTGAAAAACGACTGGACAACTTTCCGGAGAACGAACGCCCCTCAGTCTTTTTCGAGTCCATTCATTCCAGATTATCCACATTCTCTCCCGGTTCCATGCCCTTGTTCGTCTTGGAAAAAGCGGGAGGAATTAATGTGGCCAAGGACGCTCGGCCCAAACGAGGCACGAATATCGCCGCCTATGGGTTGGAACGTCTTTTGGCAAAAGCACGTCAAATCGACGTCTACCTGGCTCAATACGGCCCCATGAATCAGGTTTCTATCGACAGAATCAAAAACGGCCCGGCCGCATCACGCATCAAAGCCGTCTTGAATAATGGAGTTTTTCTGGTGGACGAACACCTCGTTGCCAGACCGACCATGCGACTGCTGCAAGGTATCGAAACGGTCCATCAGCTTTTGCATCCTATCAATCACACAGCAACCCCTTAA
- the cobI gene encoding precorrin-2 C(20)-methyltransferase: MTPKGILYGIGVGPGDPELLTLKAVRALGEVDVIFAAASTKNDYSTAYSIAKPHLKENVDVIQLGFPMTKDKDELEKAWTANAKIVAEVLNAGKDAAFLTLGDPLTYSTYGYLQRTLLAMDPSVRLQAIPGITSFLAAASKIGLVLCESKESLLITSGVSDPEKLEAQLDVADNAVILKAYKNFEEIRETLNRLRLADKTVLVSKLGMDDESILMDIKDAPKKPHYFSLALVKKNTQ, encoded by the coding sequence ATGACCCCAAAAGGCATTCTCTACGGCATAGGCGTTGGTCCGGGTGACCCGGAACTTTTGACACTCAAGGCTGTCCGTGCTCTGGGCGAAGTCGATGTCATCTTTGCCGCAGCATCCACCAAAAACGACTATTCCACGGCCTATTCCATTGCCAAGCCGCACCTCAAGGAAAACGTTGATGTCATTCAGCTCGGTTTTCCGATGACCAAGGACAAAGACGAGCTTGAAAAAGCCTGGACTGCCAATGCCAAAATCGTCGCCGAAGTGCTGAATGCCGGAAAAGATGCGGCCTTCCTGACACTGGGCGACCCGCTGACCTACTCGACCTATGGATATCTGCAACGCACATTGCTCGCCATGGACCCATCGGTCCGACTTCAGGCCATTCCCGGCATCACGTCCTTTCTCGCCGCAGCTTCAAAAATCGGACTGGTACTCTGCGAATCCAAGGAATCTCTGCTCATCACCTCCGGTGTTTCTGACCCGGAAAAACTGGAAGCACAGCTTGACGTGGCTGACAATGCAGTTATCCTCAAGGCGTACAAGAATTTTGAGGAAATTCGTGAAACACTGAACCGGCTTCGCTTGGCCGACAAGACTGTCCTGGTCTCCAAATTGGGCATGGATGATGAATCCATCCTCATGGACATCAAGGATGCCCCGAAAAAACCACATTATTTTTCGTTGGCATTGGTCAAGAAAAACACACAATAA
- a CDS encoding sirohydrochlorin cobaltochelatase: protein MKTAIVLAAFGSRNKNAMASLDHIIERVHVAYPDVPVRVAYTSKTIRGHMKKVGEAVDSVPKALEKLHADGVTHVVIQSLHLIPGTEFHELLELANEQMLAEDGFVRVEVGFPLVAGESGLEQVADIIMSIAEEGKGENDAVLFMGHGTRHDGSIYYEAMHRAFQKRDKTVHMGVMEHQKEACIDVIIDRFKDDGVKKAYLVPFLFGAGWHVARDMIGDTENSWKSRLEAENITCEPLLKGAGEYDQLVDIWLKHLDDAFKRLNRH, encoded by the coding sequence ATGAAAACAGCCATTGTCCTCGCCGCTTTCGGCTCACGCAACAAAAATGCCATGGCCTCGCTCGATCACATCATCGAGCGGGTTCATGTGGCGTATCCCGATGTCCCGGTGCGCGTGGCCTATACGTCCAAGACCATTCGCGGACACATGAAAAAAGTAGGCGAGGCCGTGGACTCGGTTCCCAAGGCCCTCGAAAAACTTCACGCGGACGGCGTGACCCATGTGGTCATCCAGTCGCTGCATCTCATCCCCGGCACGGAATTCCACGAGCTGCTGGAACTGGCCAATGAACAGATGCTTGCGGAAGACGGTTTCGTTCGGGTGGAAGTTGGTTTTCCACTCGTGGCCGGTGAGTCCGGGCTGGAACAGGTGGCGGATATCATCATGTCCATTGCAGAAGAAGGCAAAGGCGAAAACGACGCGGTCCTGTTCATGGGACACGGCACCCGGCATGACGGCAGCATCTATTACGAAGCCATGCATCGCGCCTTCCAAAAACGGGACAAAACCGTTCATATGGGGGTCATGGAGCACCAGAAGGAAGCGTGCATCGACGTCATTATCGATCGATTCAAGGATGATGGGGTGAAAAAGGCCTATCTTGTCCCCTTCCTGTTCGGTGCGGGATGGCACGTTGCCCGTGATATGATCGGCGATACCGAAAACAGTTGGAAATCCCGATTGGAAGCCGAAAATATCACCTGCGAACCACTCCTCAAAGGGGCTGGAGAATATGACCAACTGGTTGATATCTGGCTCAAACATCTGGACGATGCGTTCAAACGCCTGAACCGTCATTAG
- a CDS encoding ASKHA domain-containing protein encodes MSIHIQTHSSDTVVLTAQHGENLARTIFMGGLWQGVPLCSGLGKCGLCAVRFVKDAPDTTVDEVKKLGKEAIALGWRLACLHPSQPCTIELPEPIRSPRVARTIATTTGDYAVAIDLGTTSIHWTVLINDHPVASGQELNPQTGLGADVMSRLAVARTPEGRTILRDLILDRLIELLASMTKTHQGRCTALTISGNTAMAYILLGLAPDGLASAPYRLSYTGGDEQLLAPELPPTYIPPLLAPFVGADLSAGLTALEDASHAEPPFLLADLGTNGEFILTLSPHTRYCASVPMGPALEGVGLSFGRMAGPGTITRFTLTPHGLSIHALDGTAPPTGITGTGYLSLVALLRTHGVISETGQFDTGTTPLAARLARNVTTRHGEPTFIINESLYLPASDIEEILKVKAAFNLAMSTLLDAAQFGPADLKQIFIAGALGEHVSLKDLETLGFLPPGCASKTIKAGNTSLQGTEQLTTDSQARYFAESLPDTIHPLDLTGDTDFGDKFIQRMRFSYVD; translated from the coding sequence GTGAGCATACACATTCAGACACATTCCAGCGACACGGTCGTCCTCACAGCCCAGCACGGTGAAAACCTGGCTCGGACCATCTTCATGGGTGGGCTGTGGCAGGGCGTCCCGCTCTGTTCCGGGCTGGGAAAATGTGGTTTGTGCGCTGTCCGTTTTGTGAAGGACGCACCGGACACCACCGTTGATGAAGTGAAAAAGCTGGGGAAAGAGGCTATCGCCCTTGGCTGGCGGCTTGCCTGTCTGCACCCGTCCCAACCGTGCACTATCGAACTGCCGGAACCAATCCGTTCCCCTCGGGTGGCCCGAACCATTGCGACAACCACTGGTGACTACGCCGTGGCTATCGACCTTGGCACCACGTCGATCCATTGGACCGTCCTGATAAACGACCACCCGGTTGCCTCGGGACAGGAACTCAACCCACAAACAGGACTCGGAGCGGATGTCATGTCTCGTCTCGCGGTCGCACGTACCCCGGAAGGACGGACCATCCTTCGCGATCTCATTCTGGACCGGCTCATCGAATTGCTCGCATCCATGACCAAGACCCACCAAGGCCGCTGTACCGCGCTGACAATTTCCGGCAATACCGCCATGGCCTATATTCTCCTGGGATTGGCTCCCGATGGGCTTGCCTCGGCTCCATACAGGCTGTCCTACACGGGCGGCGACGAGCAGCTTTTGGCACCGGAGTTACCCCCGACGTATATTCCTCCACTGCTGGCTCCATTTGTCGGCGCAGATCTGTCCGCAGGCCTGACCGCTCTGGAAGATGCCTCCCACGCCGAGCCACCCTTTTTGCTGGCCGACCTCGGCACCAATGGCGAATTCATTCTCACGCTCTCGCCACACACGCGATACTGTGCCAGCGTCCCCATGGGACCAGCTCTCGAAGGAGTTGGGCTTTCTTTCGGACGCATGGCCGGTCCCGGAACCATCACCAGATTCACCCTGACCCCGCACGGTCTGTCCATACACGCGCTCGATGGGACCGCCCCCCCCACTGGCATTACCGGCACCGGGTACCTCTCGCTGGTCGCACTCCTGCGCACCCACGGGGTCATCAGTGAAACTGGCCAGTTCGACACAGGAACCACGCCGCTGGCCGCACGATTGGCCAGGAATGTGACCACACGACATGGCGAACCGACCTTCATCATCAACGAGAGCCTGTATCTGCCAGCCTCGGATATCGAAGAAATCCTCAAGGTCAAGGCGGCTTTCAACCTGGCCATGTCCACCCTGCTGGACGCGGCCCAATTCGGTCCGGCGGACCTCAAACAAATTTTCATTGCCGGAGCATTGGGGGAACATGTTTCCCTCAAGGATCTGGAAACCCTCGGCTTCCTGCCTCCGGGATGTGCGTCCAAGACGATCAAGGCGGGAAATACCTCCCTTCAGGGGACGGAACAACTGACGACAGATTCGCAGGCCCGGTATTTTGCCGAATCCCTGCCCGACACCATACATCCACTCGACCTCACCGGCGACACGGACTTTGGTGATAAATTTATACAAAGGATGCGGTTTTCCTATGTCGATTGA
- a CDS encoding small ribosomal subunit Rsm22 family protein yields MSIDGLFPNLTHDNAKELERFGNLLKKVWPLKGKHRDHLKYDIRDMSRGLTNERTQRRKEYMTDDKSLSPYLYYFLPWNLYRMSRLFAGLELDIPDGGHIADLGTGPLTAVIALWMSRPHLRNRKLNFTCLDLSPKSMHTGLKLFQAMAGHDSPWRIKTVKARFSDRLHTKADLLIAANAFNELDWSGRTARPQAEMLSKHLVNSTKETGRILLIETGVRLTGRIISEMRTHLLDKGFNPIAPCPHCEECPMPATAQGAPWCHFNFSVKDAPCWLTKLAKDARLEKDNVSLNFLYLSQKGCENWGAVRTISEPFKLHGNKGQYACSDRGLTLLDIPAQTRSLFPGQNIVPEWPESPKTDLKSKALILPYRPKPPKK; encoded by the coding sequence ATGTCGATTGATGGACTTTTTCCCAATCTCACCCACGATAATGCAAAAGAACTTGAACGGTTTGGCAACCTTTTGAAAAAGGTCTGGCCGCTCAAGGGCAAACATCGCGATCACCTGAAATATGACATCAGGGACATGTCTCGCGGTCTGACCAATGAACGCACCCAGCGGCGCAAGGAATACATGACGGACGACAAGTCCCTGTCACCGTATCTCTATTATTTCCTGCCCTGGAACCTGTATCGCATGTCCCGCCTTTTTGCGGGGCTGGAACTCGATATTCCGGACGGCGGCCACATTGCCGATCTCGGGACCGGCCCGCTGACCGCGGTGATCGCCCTGTGGATGTCCCGGCCACATCTCCGCAATCGAAAACTCAACTTTACCTGCCTGGATCTGTCACCCAAATCCATGCACACCGGCTTGAAGCTGTTTCAAGCCATGGCCGGTCACGACTCTCCATGGCGCATCAAGACGGTCAAGGCCCGGTTCTCGGATCGGCTTCACACAAAAGCGGACCTGCTTATCGCGGCCAACGCCTTTAACGAGTTGGATTGGTCTGGCCGAACCGCTCGTCCGCAAGCGGAAATGCTCTCCAAACACCTTGTGAATTCCACCAAGGAAACCGGCCGAATCCTGCTTATTGAAACCGGCGTGCGCCTCACCGGACGGATCATTTCGGAAATGCGCACCCACCTGCTGGACAAAGGATTCAATCCTATTGCTCCCTGTCCGCACTGTGAAGAATGTCCCATGCCCGCCACTGCTCAAGGAGCACCCTGGTGTCATTTCAACTTTTCCGTCAAAGACGCACCCTGCTGGCTCACGAAACTGGCCAAGGATGCCCGTCTCGAAAAAGACAATGTCTCCCTGAACTTTCTCTATCTTTCCCAAAAAGGCTGTGAAAATTGGGGCGCGGTCCGCACCATTTCGGAACCGTTCAAACTTCACGGCAACAAAGGGCAGTACGCTTGTTCGGATCGTGGTCTGACCCTGCTTGATATCCCGGCACAAACCCGGTCCCTGTTCCCGGGCCAAAACATTGTTCCCGAGTGGCCCGAGTCACCGAAAACCGACCTCAAATCCAAGGCATTGATTCTTCCATACAGGCCGAAACCGCCCAAGAAATAA
- the lipB gene encoding lipoyl(octanoyl) transferase LipB: protein MKIIDLGLMNYAQAEALQLTTLDGVLNGSEDNTVFLLEHPKVITLGRQGGAENLHLNAAQLTEQGIELAQTTRGGNITCHFPGQLVAYPIWRVEKRPGGMRKFFHDMEEAVIQTCAHFDVQAIRRPKHPGVWLDESRKICSMGIGVRHWVTYHGLALNVGSDVSLFNAITLCGIPGATPTSLSAEAGYEISLKDAKHVFEKAFRKTFADSEVVAHHPPQK, encoded by the coding sequence ATGAAAATCATTGATCTCGGGCTGATGAACTATGCACAAGCCGAAGCCCTGCAACTCACGACACTGGACGGTGTGCTCAACGGTTCGGAAGACAATACAGTCTTCCTTTTGGAGCATCCCAAGGTCATTACACTGGGGCGTCAGGGTGGAGCCGAAAATCTCCACCTCAACGCGGCCCAATTGACTGAACAGGGCATTGAACTGGCCCAGACCACCCGGGGAGGCAACATTACCTGCCATTTCCCGGGGCAGCTTGTGGCCTACCCTATTTGGCGGGTGGAAAAACGGCCCGGCGGCATGAGAAAATTCTTTCATGACATGGAAGAAGCCGTCATCCAGACCTGCGCCCATTTCGATGTGCAGGCCATCCGACGCCCCAAACACCCGGGTGTCTGGTTGGACGAATCCCGAAAAATATGCTCAATGGGAATCGGCGTTCGCCACTGGGTCACCTATCACGGTTTGGCCCTCAATGTCGGCAGTGATGTCAGTCTGTTCAACGCCATTACCCTTTGCGGCATTCCGGGAGCGACCCCCACGTCCCTCTCGGCAGAAGCCGGATACGAAATCAGTTTAAAGGACGCCAAACATGTCTTTGAAAAAGCCTTCAGAAAAACCTTTGCGGATTCCGAAGTGGTTGCGCATCACCCTCCCCAAAAATGA